From a region of the Roseivirga sp. 4D4 genome:
- a CDS encoding PadR family transcriptional regulator, producing the protein MSEYSLGSLEETILVIVLMKEESYGVEIAKVYENHVKQSISLPAIHIVLKRLEKKGLVKSSFGEPTPERGGKRKKYYQGTPAGYRIAQELQQRRSEMWSLVPKTSLQYGLI; encoded by the coding sequence ATGAGTGAATATTCCCTTGGATCACTAGAAGAGACCATTCTGGTGATTGTATTAATGAAAGAGGAGAGTTATGGTGTTGAGATAGCCAAAGTCTATGAGAATCATGTCAAACAGAGCATATCGCTCCCTGCCATCCATATTGTACTAAAGCGACTGGAGAAGAAGGGTCTGGTAAAATCTTCATTTGGTGAGCCCACGCCTGAGCGGGGCGGCAAGCGAAAGAAGTATTATCAGGGTACGCCAGCCGGTTACCGAATCGCTCAAGAACTCCAGCAACGCAGATCAGAAATGTGGTCGCTGGTTCCCAAAACATCATTACAGTATGGCCTCATTTAA
- a CDS encoding FtsX-like permease family protein — MASFKSPPHWALRLLQYICPTDLVEEVEGDLYEAFQWRATEKGISYARRKYIFEVIRCLRYFRIKVQTQNNSVMLIKNYFKIGIRFLWKTRGYSSLNILGLALGIAISWLAYIFVTDEQSFDGFYANGDYVYRPTATMSSADRVDRFAGSSYIMGEEFPNQIPEIIRSSRFKNASTLVKVKDAYQQESFHYADRDFFEIFSVDFLIGNPGEFTDPLSIVVSEATADRLGIAKASGQQEITVSAGEEDQTLKVVGIYKDFPLNTSIRPQIIFPFSSWAADNERRTKVWFDINMNSFFQIDPNSSAEVVEQKMNDVFPEDPELEEVEVRLGLQALTDIHLNPEFGTGNGIAARGDNELITIVTIIGIFCLLIACVNYANFAVGNYIIRLKEVALRKVFGAEKTSVFKQFVAEAFISAFLALILSIVFMALMLPGFAQYAEKTYTLDIIFNSEVLFGGMLILVVVTLLSGIYPALLLSRYKTINGLKGKSKLGGKNYLAKGLITLQFAISAFLIAGMLTMNGQLSFLLNHDLGYSGEKVVRIFRPIQDAQTKESFKNDILAVAGVENVTITSGFNGTNYKDENDVRVDVRHARIDPDYIETMGIELVDGRSFSREISTDVTGAVIVNEAFLEKTKLENPIGKQIYFGYGEFQKPTIVGVVKNFNFESLRSGVDPLVMWMGDRLLTYNTYIKFSDISQDKIAQIEAIHDRYFSPYPFSYGFVEDDIANRYALEASIKKIAQVGSAAAIFLSCLGLMGFVGNQIRQQMKDVSVRKVVGANGKQIFGLYLSKYIWLLLIGAAVGLAVAVSIMTDWLNNYTYKIDFGWTIGAAALITVLGVAILTVFSQLYRALRANPITYLKEE, encoded by the coding sequence ATGGCCTCATTTAAGAGCCCTCCACATTGGGCCTTACGGCTTTTACAATACATCTGCCCCACTGACCTGGTCGAAGAAGTGGAAGGAGATTTATATGAAGCCTTTCAGTGGCGCGCTACTGAAAAGGGGATCTCCTATGCACGCAGAAAATACATTTTCGAGGTAATCAGATGCCTCAGGTACTTTAGAATCAAAGTTCAAACTCAAAATAATAGTGTCATGTTAATCAAGAATTATTTCAAAATCGGCATCCGGTTTCTATGGAAAACCAGAGGCTATTCCAGTCTCAACATCCTGGGCCTCGCTCTGGGAATTGCCATCAGTTGGCTCGCTTATATCTTCGTCACAGACGAGCAATCATTTGATGGCTTTTATGCCAATGGCGATTATGTCTATAGACCCACTGCCACTATGAGCAGTGCGGATCGTGTGGATCGCTTTGCCGGTTCTTCTTATATCATGGGGGAAGAATTTCCCAATCAGATACCTGAAATCATCAGGAGCAGTCGGTTCAAAAATGCCTCAACCTTGGTGAAAGTGAAGGACGCCTATCAGCAAGAGTCCTTCCATTATGCCGATCGTGATTTCTTCGAAATATTTTCCGTGGATTTTCTCATCGGCAACCCTGGAGAGTTTACTGATCCACTCTCGATAGTAGTTTCAGAAGCTACTGCCGACCGCCTTGGTATTGCAAAAGCGAGCGGCCAACAAGAGATCACCGTCTCAGCAGGAGAAGAAGATCAGACATTAAAAGTAGTTGGCATCTATAAAGATTTCCCACTGAATACTTCTATCAGGCCGCAAATCATCTTCCCCTTTTCTAGCTGGGCTGCTGACAACGAGCGTAGAACAAAAGTCTGGTTCGACATCAACATGAACTCCTTCTTTCAAATCGACCCCAACTCAAGTGCTGAAGTGGTTGAACAAAAGATGAATGACGTCTTTCCAGAAGATCCGGAATTGGAAGAAGTTGAGGTTCGTTTAGGGCTTCAGGCATTGACGGATATACACCTCAACCCTGAGTTCGGTACAGGCAATGGCATTGCGGCCAGAGGGGATAACGAATTGATTACCATTGTGACCATCATTGGAATATTCTGCCTGCTGATCGCCTGTGTAAACTACGCCAATTTCGCTGTAGGTAATTACATCATCCGATTGAAAGAAGTTGCGCTTCGCAAAGTATTCGGAGCTGAAAAGACTTCGGTATTCAAGCAGTTTGTGGCAGAAGCATTTATCTCGGCCTTTCTCGCCTTAATCTTATCAATAGTGTTTATGGCACTGATGCTACCAGGTTTCGCTCAATATGCTGAGAAAACCTATACACTCGACATCATCTTTAACAGCGAGGTGCTCTTTGGTGGAATGCTCATACTCGTGGTGGTCACCTTGCTTTCTGGCATCTACCCTGCGCTATTATTATCACGTTACAAAACCATTAATGGGCTCAAGGGCAAATCGAAACTAGGAGGTAAAAACTATTTGGCCAAGGGCCTGATCACCCTTCAGTTTGCCATTTCAGCCTTTCTAATCGCGGGTATGCTTACCATGAATGGTCAGCTCAGTTTCTTGCTGAATCATGACCTCGGCTATTCCGGAGAAAAAGTGGTGCGGATATTCAGACCCATCCAAGACGCACAAACTAAAGAGAGCTTTAAAAATGACATATTGGCTGTTGCTGGCGTAGAAAATGTGACCATCACTTCAGGCTTTAATGGGACCAATTATAAAGATGAGAATGATGTAAGGGTAGATGTACGTCACGCTCGTATAGACCCTGATTATATTGAAACGATGGGCATAGAACTTGTCGATGGGAGAAGTTTTAGCCGGGAAATATCCACCGATGTCACGGGAGCTGTCATTGTGAATGAGGCATTTTTGGAGAAGACAAAGCTCGAAAACCCCATTGGCAAGCAAATCTATTTCGGTTATGGCGAGTTCCAAAAGCCAACCATTGTGGGCGTTGTTAAGAATTTCAATTTCGAGTCTTTACGTTCTGGAGTAGATCCTCTGGTCATGTGGATGGGTGATCGACTGCTCACCTATAATACCTATATCAAGTTCTCAGATATCAGTCAAGACAAGATAGCCCAGATAGAGGCGATCCACGACCGATACTTCTCCCCTTATCCGTTCAGCTATGGTTTCGTGGAAGATGACATTGCTAATCGATATGCTTTAGAGGCAAGTATCAAGAAGATTGCCCAGGTAGGCTCGGCAGCGGCTATATTCCTTTCCTGCCTTGGACTCATGGGTTTTGTGGGCAACCAAATCCGTCAGCAAATGAAGGATGTGAGCGTCCGAAAAGTCGTTGGAGCTAATGGCAAGCAAATCTTTGGCCTCTACCTCAGCAAATACATCTGGCTTTTGTTGATTGGCGCAGCAGTGGGACTTGCCGTGGCAGTTAGTATAATGACGGACTGGCTGAACAACTATACCTACAAAATTGACTTTGGCTGGACCATTGGCGCTGCGGCTCTAATTACCGTTTTGGGAGTAGCGATATTGACGGTATTCTCTCAGTTATACAGAGCACTGCGTGCCAATCCGATTACTTACCTAAAGGAGGAATAA
- a CDS encoding DUF3052 domain-containing protein, with protein sequence MTTAGYSGTPLAKKLGIKDQYACHFLQIPEYYFNLFEAMPDIEAIEEPKAESVDFAHVFLMSQEGMKSLIPPVKDYLKKDGSLWISWPKKASKLKTDLDGNVIRSFGLDIGLVDVKVAAIDDIWSGLKFMYRVKDR encoded by the coding sequence ATGACAACTGCCGGATATTCAGGCACACCTTTAGCCAAAAAACTCGGAATAAAGGATCAATACGCTTGCCACTTTTTGCAGATCCCTGAGTATTACTTCAACCTATTCGAAGCAATGCCCGACATAGAAGCCATCGAAGAACCGAAGGCCGAGAGCGTTGACTTTGCTCATGTATTCCTTATGTCTCAGGAGGGTATGAAATCTCTGATTCCGCCTGTCAAAGATTACCTCAAGAAAGACGGCTCCCTCTGGATCTCGTGGCCAAAGAAAGCCTCAAAGCTCAAAACTGACCTTGATGGTAATGTGATCAGAAGTTTTGGCTTGGATATCGGACTGGTAGATGTCAAAGTAGCTGCCATTGATGACATCTGGTCTGGACTAAAGTTTATGTACCGAGTAAAGGATAGGTGA
- a CDS encoding aminotransferase class IV, whose product MKETVHYFNGNFVPKRLINLSIDDVGILRGYAVFDFFKAIGNVPLFLEDHLDRLENSANKINLELPISRDEIRKVIKKLISENQFSASNFKIIVTGGESEDGFSPGNPQIIILNNPHKDPMAELFEKGISLMLFEYHRDFPEVKSTYYAQALSLQKGWLAKGHTDVLYHDGTFVSEVSRSNIYFFEGDKLRTNREGVLGGVTRKNVLKCAESLFNVKIGPIRLDELLRAEEVFITSTNKKVMPVVKLDDQLIGNGEVGDRTKRLMKAFDEYIDQYVSARSAG is encoded by the coding sequence ATGAAAGAGACGGTTCACTACTTTAACGGCAACTTTGTGCCAAAGCGTCTAATTAATTTGTCAATTGATGATGTGGGTATTTTAAGAGGCTATGCAGTGTTCGATTTCTTTAAGGCGATCGGCAATGTTCCACTCTTTTTGGAAGATCATCTGGATCGTCTCGAGAACTCCGCCAATAAGATCAACTTAGAATTGCCCATTTCAAGAGATGAGATTAGAAAGGTGATTAAGAAGCTGATTTCAGAGAATCAGTTTTCGGCAAGCAATTTTAAAATCATTGTCACCGGGGGTGAATCAGAAGATGGCTTTTCGCCTGGCAATCCCCAAATTATCATTCTCAACAACCCTCATAAGGATCCTATGGCTGAACTCTTTGAGAAAGGGATTAGTCTGATGCTGTTCGAATATCACAGAGATTTCCCTGAAGTAAAGTCTACCTATTATGCTCAGGCACTATCACTCCAAAAGGGATGGTTGGCCAAAGGTCATACGGATGTTCTCTATCATGACGGAACATTCGTTTCGGAAGTATCCAGAAGTAACATCTACTTTTTTGAAGGCGATAAATTGAGAACCAATAGAGAAGGCGTACTTGGAGGAGTGACCCGTAAAAATGTACTCAAATGTGCTGAATCTTTATTCAATGTTAAGATCGGGCCAATTCGTTTGGATGAGCTGCTCAGGGCTGAGGAGGTTTTTATTACCAGCACCAATAAGAAAGTGATGCCTGTGGTGAAACTGGATGATCAGCTTATAGGAAATGGGGAGGTAGGAGATAGAACGAAAAGGCTAATGAAGGCCTTCGATGAATACATTGATCAGTATGTTAGTGCTAGGTCAGCAGGTTAG
- a CDS encoding J domain-containing protein, with the protein MPKDYYHILGVKENASTKQIKKAYREKAKSAHPDVSPSKKDLISIQEINEAYSVLSDSESREAYDQALMEYRNQMSSAESSMGREFDSFFRFEPKNAYPPTDYEANAKHSKTFNMVFLVLAFLFLVDMTFYKPIQSTEIVRVNQTRTFNNGAYITELNYVSAEGIIFKSPDGNYDLKAGDIIEYKRSLLFAKIRGFKGGQKTDFLYFSDRSYVTLISLLAIIAAILGLSKLLTAERQFNAAIISGFLCVILILSLFFA; encoded by the coding sequence ATGCCTAAAGATTATTACCATATCCTGGGAGTCAAAGAAAATGCAAGCACGAAGCAAATCAAAAAGGCATATCGTGAAAAGGCTAAAAGTGCTCATCCAGATGTAAGCCCCAGCAAGAAGGACCTGATTTCTATTCAGGAAATCAATGAGGCATACAGCGTGCTTTCCGATAGCGAATCGCGAGAAGCGTATGATCAGGCGCTCATGGAATATCGGAACCAAATGTCGAGCGCTGAAAGCAGCATGGGCCGAGAATTCGACTCCTTCTTCCGATTTGAACCCAAGAATGCATATCCACCCACAGATTATGAGGCCAATGCCAAGCACTCCAAAACATTCAATATGGTATTTCTGGTGCTAGCCTTCCTCTTTTTAGTGGACATGACTTTCTATAAGCCTATTCAGAGCACTGAGATTGTCAGGGTCAATCAGACCAGAACATTCAATAATGGAGCCTACATCACTGAACTCAACTATGTAAGTGCAGAAGGTATAATTTTTAAAAGTCCTGACGGGAATTATGACCTTAAAGCCGGAGACATCATTGAATACAAGAGAAGCCTTCTATTTGCTAAGATTAGGGGTTTTAAAGGAGGCCAAAAAACTGATTTTCTTTATTTCAGTGATCGGTCCTATGTGACACTGATTAGTCTTTTGGCCATAATAGCAGCCATATTGGGTCTTTCCAAACTACTCACTGCAGAACGTCAGTTTAACGCTGCCATCATTTCAGGTTTTCTGTGCGTGATTCTGATCCTAAGCCTATTTTTCGCTTAA
- the thiL gene encoding thiamine-phosphate kinase: protein MSEKRTELSELGEFGLIDRLAEGLTPKQKSTVLGIGDDAAVINEGDDYGLISTDMLVEGVHFDLSYAPLQHLGYKSIAVNVSDIAAMNGIPQQVVVSLALSNRFSVEAIEAIYAGIKAAAEDFNVDVVGGDTTASQSGLVISVSIFGKTPKDLITYRKGANNNDILCATGDLGGAYIGLQVLEREKQTFLANPNMQPQLDKYQYVVQRQLKPKARMDAIHELREIGVIPTAMIDISDGLASETLHLSKHSGVGFVIYEDQLPIDNQTYQTAVEFNLDPMTSALNGGEDYELLFTIKQSDHAKLEKHADIHFIGHAQDLSKGNIITTKKGNQVPLSAQGWNHLSEK, encoded by the coding sequence ATGTCTGAAAAAAGAACAGAGTTATCAGAGTTGGGAGAATTTGGTCTGATTGATCGATTGGCAGAAGGGTTAACTCCTAAGCAAAAAAGTACCGTTTTAGGCATTGGAGATGATGCTGCTGTCATCAATGAAGGCGATGACTATGGTTTAATTTCTACCGATATGCTGGTGGAGGGTGTACATTTCGACCTTTCCTATGCGCCACTTCAACACCTAGGCTATAAGTCCATAGCAGTGAATGTATCAGACATTGCCGCTATGAATGGCATTCCTCAGCAGGTAGTGGTTTCTCTGGCCCTGAGCAATCGCTTTTCAGTGGAAGCCATAGAAGCCATTTATGCTGGAATAAAGGCTGCCGCAGAAGATTTTAATGTGGATGTAGTTGGAGGTGACACCACTGCTTCGCAAAGTGGCCTGGTGATTTCAGTTTCGATTTTTGGAAAGACGCCTAAGGATCTGATCACTTATAGAAAAGGTGCTAATAACAATGATATTCTGTGTGCCACGGGTGATTTAGGAGGAGCCTATATCGGCTTGCAGGTGTTGGAAAGAGAAAAGCAGACGTTTTTGGCAAACCCCAATATGCAACCGCAACTGGACAAGTATCAGTATGTGGTGCAACGCCAATTGAAGCCCAAGGCCCGTATGGATGCCATTCATGAACTAAGAGAAATTGGAGTGATTCCGACTGCTATGATCGATATTTCTGACGGCTTGGCTTCCGAAACTTTGCACCTTTCTAAGCATTCTGGGGTAGGCTTTGTGATTTATGAAGATCAATTGCCGATCGACAATCAGACTTACCAAACGGCTGTAGAATTCAACCTGGATCCTATGACTTCAGCATTGAATGGAGGAGAAGATTATGAGCTGCTTTTTACCATAAAGCAATCGGATCATGCCAAATTAGAAAAGCATGCCGATATCCATTTTATTGGTCATGCACAGGATTTATCTAAAGGAAATATCATTACGACCAAGAAGGGTAATCAGGTGCCTTTATCCGCCCAAGGGTGGAATCACTTAAGCGAAAAATAG
- a CDS encoding SDR family oxidoreductase — MKDKVVIITGASSGIGKALALEFGKLGAKVVITGRNEERLKEVSAALDTLNTANLCLKLDVAKESDNESLVTQTIEAFGKIDILINNAGISMRALLEEIDLDVFRKVMDINFNGTLYATKYCLPHILKTKGSIVGISSINGYRGTPARTAYTASKYAMNGFFESLRTEVMHRGVHVLVACPGFTGTNIRNAALTADGTSQGDSPRDEGKMMTAEAVAQGIIKAIRKRKRDIVFTSQGKLAVFLNKWMPGRMDKIVFNVFAKEPDSPFGK, encoded by the coding sequence ATGAAGGATAAAGTCGTCATCATCACGGGAGCCTCTTCCGGTATAGGCAAGGCCCTAGCCCTAGAGTTTGGAAAACTTGGAGCAAAAGTTGTCATCACTGGAAGAAACGAAGAAAGGCTTAAGGAAGTAAGTGCGGCACTTGATACCCTAAATACGGCAAACCTATGCCTTAAACTTGATGTGGCCAAGGAGAGCGATAACGAAAGCCTGGTGACCCAAACGATCGAGGCCTTCGGTAAGATTGATATCCTGATCAACAATGCCGGTATTTCAATGCGCGCACTTTTAGAAGAAATTGATCTTGATGTTTTCCGAAAGGTGATGGACATCAACTTCAATGGCACTTTATACGCTACGAAATATTGCCTTCCCCATATCCTGAAAACCAAGGGCAGTATCGTAGGGATCTCTTCTATCAATGGCTATCGGGGCACACCAGCTAGAACAGCCTATACAGCATCAAAATATGCCATGAATGGCTTTTTTGAATCATTGCGAACTGAAGTGATGCATCGTGGAGTACATGTCTTAGTCGCTTGTCCTGGATTTACAGGCACCAATATCCGGAATGCGGCATTAACAGCGGATGGCACTTCGCAAGGAGATTCTCCACGAGATGAAGGTAAAATGATGACAGCCGAAGCCGTGGCTCAGGGCATTATCAAAGCGATCAGAAAGAGAAAGCGCGATATTGTCTTTACTTCACAAGGCAAACTGGCAGTCTTCTTAAACAAGTGGATGCCCGGTAGAATGGACAAAATCGTATTCAACGTGTTTGCCAAAGAACCGGATTCTCCTTTCGGTAAATAG
- a CDS encoding AAA domain-containing protein yields the protein MQQILKTYQRRLTNLSGNNRSLLLLRLNAEQFLDLHDLDYVNGEPSWNLVDQIISRKSKVKLIPIADARDEKSNKLSTRLKKLQRREQFIFQESGARDLYVGWPFVEGKFNDGTNLRAPLCFFPVELDQTGKDWILCPKKDVNISFNKSLLLAFAHYNQIDLADELVEFTFDGYDKESTALKNMLYEQLRESAVDLQFSREFYGSQLESFAPKNKEGLEFTSQEGEVSIKMQAVLGIFPQADSYLVPDYDFMLDQVKAEDLDQFFESKSLNEPDVSSEDFDPTRHFLSNVNEYETFTPFALDAYQENALNAVKKGNSIVVQGPPGTGKSQLICNLISDFIARGKKVLVVSQKRAALDVVYERLKSIKAEDFATLVHDFKADRKTIYDQLANQIEQLQDYKRSNTSLDALQLDRAFKQASLSIEDITESLDEYKKALFDTSECGLSIKELYLTSSPDAASIPLVQEYSDFHFNELKAFKKDLCLYFDYAKDLNVEEHPWSDRVSFAAFGPSDLQAILNYIDEILEVATQLKQEVGEVIGEKVDYDDCRTISENLNRLEEIQSLLKTEDTFKLFRPMVVFGSESAGLLWLQNTRKLINTCFADHRVEQSIPANEIGEVQGILKQRSDAKNTFWKSLKWRFSKEKLRLARILVANNLRDDKAALRVLTARIDNRLNLQHQLTKLKGVGWIEDVPQSTDQNVINDWLDQMEQAINAKTLFDSFANFKEFFPLKNSSAKIFGGKLKAIGKILKNLPDKRANWNKYVLPRQIDIMLADAKYADALRKSVRKDFDVLIALDKIRASFTEAETAATDKIIEHDVSSKEEALELFDNSIRLAWINHIENKYPVLADVSTLKFQTMVDELQQSVFDKAEASASILLQRTKERTYEGLEFNRLNNQVTYRDLKHQVTKKRKIWPLRRLISNFEHELFNLVPCWLASPEAVSAIFPMESFFDLVIFDEASQCFTEKGLPAIYRGKQVVIAGDSQQLRPNDLYRVRWEDEQEEMALEVDSLLELANNHLMQVDLKGHYRSRSMALIDFSNQHFYKGKLRVLPDFKSVNDTDPAIEYIKVEGQWEKQTNSVEADRIVALVKSLQEEENDKSIGIVTFNAPQQALILDRLEEAGLSHVNDLFVKNIENVQGDERDIIIFSTAYAPNAAGKLSIQFGSLNQVGGENRLNVAVTRAKERVIMVTSILPTDLKVDHVKNEGPKLLRAYLEYAHEVSSNRFEPSKAPSTEFGLDWYLKRKLQAWENDLPVSFQYEDVYADLSIKLKEKYLGLLFTDDDYFYNSLSSKEVFAYRPAHMKSKNWPVDMILSREYWMHKEKTKDKLKRFVEQISDQS from the coding sequence GTGCAGCAGATTCTGAAGACGTATCAAAGACGGTTGACCAACCTATCGGGCAACAACCGTTCCTTGCTACTACTTCGGTTAAATGCTGAACAGTTTTTAGACCTTCACGATCTCGACTATGTCAATGGAGAACCTTCCTGGAACCTTGTCGATCAGATCATTTCTCGCAAGTCAAAGGTCAAGCTAATCCCTATAGCTGATGCACGAGATGAAAAATCGAATAAACTTTCGACCCGATTAAAGAAGCTTCAACGCAGGGAGCAGTTCATTTTTCAGGAAAGCGGAGCAAGAGACCTGTATGTAGGCTGGCCCTTTGTTGAAGGAAAGTTCAATGATGGCACAAACCTAAGAGCACCCTTATGCTTTTTCCCGGTAGAGCTGGATCAAACCGGAAAAGACTGGATTTTATGTCCCAAAAAGGACGTAAACATAAGCTTCAATAAAAGTCTCCTTCTCGCCTTTGCCCACTATAATCAGATTGATCTAGCCGATGAGTTGGTGGAATTTACCTTTGATGGTTATGACAAAGAGAGCACAGCTTTAAAGAATATGCTCTATGAGCAGTTGAGAGAAAGTGCTGTTGACCTCCAGTTCAGCAGAGAATTTTACGGGAGTCAGCTCGAGTCATTTGCTCCAAAGAACAAAGAGGGGCTCGAATTTACCTCGCAAGAGGGGGAGGTGAGCATAAAAATGCAGGCAGTCTTGGGTATTTTCCCACAGGCTGACTCCTACCTGGTGCCTGACTATGACTTTATGCTGGATCAGGTTAAGGCGGAAGACCTTGATCAGTTCTTTGAAAGTAAAAGCCTAAATGAGCCGGATGTTAGCTCCGAAGATTTTGACCCAACTAGGCATTTCCTTAGCAATGTCAATGAATACGAAACTTTCACGCCCTTCGCGCTAGATGCCTATCAGGAAAATGCGCTGAATGCCGTAAAGAAAGGAAACTCAATTGTAGTTCAAGGCCCACCAGGAACAGGCAAATCGCAATTGATCTGTAACCTCATTTCAGATTTTATTGCCCGGGGGAAAAAGGTATTGGTAGTTAGCCAAAAGCGCGCTGCGCTGGATGTCGTCTACGAACGGTTAAAGTCCATCAAGGCCGAAGACTTTGCCACCTTAGTCCATGATTTCAAAGCCGATCGCAAGACAATTTATGATCAGCTAGCCAACCAAATCGAGCAGCTTCAGGACTATAAAAGAAGCAATACCAGCCTCGATGCACTGCAGTTAGATCGCGCCTTTAAACAGGCCAGCCTGAGTATTGAAGACATCACTGAGTCGCTTGATGAGTACAAAAAAGCCTTGTTTGACACGAGCGAATGTGGCCTTTCCATTAAAGAACTCTATCTCACCTCAAGTCCTGACGCGGCATCGATTCCGCTCGTTCAGGAATACAGCGACTTTCATTTCAATGAACTCAAGGCATTCAAGAAAGACCTTTGCCTTTATTTCGACTACGCCAAAGACTTGAATGTCGAAGAGCATCCATGGTCAGACCGCGTGAGCTTTGCCGCCTTTGGGCCTTCTGATTTACAGGCTATCCTCAATTACATCGATGAAATCCTCGAAGTAGCCACACAATTGAAGCAAGAAGTGGGTGAAGTCATCGGTGAGAAGGTGGACTATGATGATTGCCGTACTATTAGTGAGAACTTGAATCGACTGGAGGAAATTCAGTCCTTGCTCAAAACGGAAGATACTTTTAAGTTATTCCGTCCTATGGTGGTCTTTGGAAGTGAAAGTGCGGGTTTACTGTGGCTTCAAAACACTCGAAAACTAATTAACACTTGCTTTGCCGATCATCGTGTAGAACAGAGCATTCCCGCCAACGAAATTGGTGAGGTACAGGGCATCTTGAAGCAACGCAGCGATGCCAAAAACACCTTTTGGAAGTCATTGAAATGGAGGTTTTCTAAGGAGAAATTGAGGCTCGCGCGGATACTGGTAGCTAACAACCTCAGGGATGATAAAGCTGCCCTCCGAGTATTGACAGCCCGCATTGATAATCGACTAAACCTTCAACATCAACTGACCAAACTCAAGGGAGTTGGGTGGATAGAAGATGTACCACAGTCTACTGATCAGAATGTCATCAATGATTGGTTGGATCAAATGGAGCAAGCGATCAATGCCAAGACATTATTCGACTCTTTTGCCAATTTCAAAGAGTTTTTCCCACTGAAGAATTCCTCAGCAAAGATATTTGGAGGCAAGCTCAAAGCGATCGGTAAAATACTTAAGAACCTTCCGGACAAAAGGGCTAATTGGAATAAATATGTACTTCCAAGGCAGATTGATATCATGTTAGCTGATGCTAAGTATGCCGATGCACTGAGGAAAAGTGTTAGAAAAGACTTTGACGTGCTGATCGCTCTAGATAAAATCAGAGCATCATTTACTGAGGCAGAAACGGCTGCAACGGATAAGATTATCGAGCATGATGTTTCCAGTAAAGAGGAAGCCCTTGAGCTATTCGACAATAGCATTCGACTGGCATGGATCAATCACATCGAAAACAAGTACCCAGTTTTGGCGGATGTTTCAACACTGAAGTTCCAGACTATGGTAGATGAACTGCAGCAATCGGTTTTTGATAAAGCCGAAGCCAGTGCCTCAATTTTATTACAGCGTACGAAGGAAAGAACCTATGAAGGTCTGGAATTCAACCGACTGAATAATCAAGTTACTTACAGAGACTTAAAACATCAGGTCACCAAAAAAAGGAAGATCTGGCCACTGAGAAGGTTAATATCAAACTTTGAGCACGAGCTTTTCAATCTGGTACCATGCTGGTTAGCTTCACCAGAAGCGGTCTCCGCCATCTTTCCTATGGAGTCCTTCTTTGACCTGGTCATTTTTGATGAAGCAAGTCAGTGTTTTACCGAGAAGGGTCTTCCTGCAATTTACCGAGGCAAGCAGGTAGTTATCGCGGGTGACAGCCAACAGCTCCGGCCCAATGACCTTTACAGGGTAAGGTGGGAAGATGAACAGGAAGAAATGGCACTGGAAGTCGATTCTCTATTAGAACTGGCCAATAATCACTTGATGCAAGTTGACCTTAAGGGCCATTATAGAAGTCGATCGATGGCATTGATAGACTTCTCCAATCAACACTTTTATAAAGGAAAGCTTCGCGTATTACCAGACTTCAAAAGTGTTAATGATACGGACCCGGCTATAGAATACATTAAAGTTGAAGGTCAATGGGAAAAACAAACGAATTCGGTCGAAGCGGATCGAATTGTAGCACTGGTCAAATCGCTTCAAGAAGAAGAGAACGATAAGTCCATAGGCATTGTCACCTTCAATGCACCTCAGCAAGCCCTGATTCTCGATCGGTTAGAAGAAGCTGGCTTGAGCCATGTAAATGACTTGTTCGTCAAGAACATTGAGAATGTTCAAGGAGATGAAAGGGATATCATCATCTTTTCAACGGCCTATGCCCCAAATGCCGCTGGCAAACTTTCGATACAATTCGGTAGCCTCAATCAAGTGGGTGGAGAGAATCGTTTGAACGTGGCGGTAACACGAGCTAAGGAAAGGGTAATCATGGTCACCTCAATTTTACCAACTGATCTCAAAGTCGATCACGTGAAAAACGAAGGACCGAAGTTATTAAGAGCCTATCTAGAATATGCCCATGAGGTTTCAAGCAATCGTTTCGAACCATCAAAGGCGCCTTCCACAGAATTTGGTCTAGACTGGTATTTGAAAAGAAAACTGCAAGCATGGGAAAACGATCTCCCTGTGTCCTTCCAATATGAAGACGTTTATGCCGATCTCTCTATCAAGCTCAAAGAAAAATACCTCGGACTGCTATTTACGGATGACGACTACTTTTATAATAGCCTATCTTCCAAGGAAGTTTTTGCCTATCGGCCTGCCCATATGAAGTCAAAAAACTGGCCTGTTGATATGATCCTATCTCGAGAATACTGGATGCACAAGGAGAAGACCAAGGATAAACTCAAGCGATTTGTTGAGCAAATAAGCGATCAATCCTGA